The following are encoded together in the Parabacteroides chongii genome:
- the ribB gene encoding 3,4-dihydroxy-2-butanone-4-phosphate synthase — translation MKTIKDFGVDYKERVEKAISYLQAGKGILLVDDEDRENEGDIIYSAEKMTVKDMALMIRECSGIVCLCLTPEKCDSLGLHQMVKDNTSKNQTAFTISIEAKKGVTTGVSAADRIQTIKTAIAPNAKPEDLSHPGHVFPLQAKKNGVLERRGHTEGSVDLVKLAGLGDTAVLCELTNEDGTMARLPEIIRFATQHDMTVVSVDDICRYRKQYHFITKYTNNTY, via the coding sequence ATGAAAACTATTAAAGATTTCGGCGTTGACTACAAAGAACGTGTAGAAAAAGCAATCAGTTATTTACAAGCAGGCAAGGGTATCTTACTTGTCGATGATGAAGACAGGGAAAATGAAGGCGACATTATTTACTCTGCAGAAAAAATGACAGTAAAAGATATGGCATTAATGATCCGCGAATGCAGCGGCATCGTCTGTCTTTGTCTGACACCTGAAAAATGCGACTCGCTCGGATTGCATCAGATGGTAAAAGACAACACAAGTAAGAATCAGACCGCATTCACCATTTCGATAGAAGCCAAAAAAGGAGTCACCACCGGTGTCTCGGCAGCTGACAGAATACAAACGATCAAAACAGCCATTGCTCCCAATGCCAAACCGGAAGACTTGTCACACCCGGGACATGTTTTCCCTCTACAAGCCAAAAAGAACGGAGTACTGGAAAGAAGAGGACATACAGAAGGTAGTGTCGACCTGGTCAAACTGGCCGGATTAGGCGATACGGCTGTTTTATGCGAACTCACCAACGAGGATGGTACAATGGCCCGACTGCCTGAAATCATCCGCTTCGCCACACAGCACGACATGACGGTTGTTTCGGTAGACGATATATGCAGATATAGAAAACAATATCATTTTATCACAAAATACACAAATAACACTTACTAA
- a CDS encoding aspartate ammonia-lyase: MNTEFTGKTRTESDLIGAREIPAEALYGVQTLRGIENFSISKFHLNEYPLFVNGLAITKMAAAEANYALGLLTDEQYRAIMQACREILDGQHHEQFPVDMIQGGAGTTTNMNANEVIANRALEIMGHQRGEYTYCSPNDHVNRSQSTNDAYPTAIHLGMYATHLQLLPYLEALIASFRKKGEEFAHIIKMGRTQLEDAVPMTLGQTFNGFASILQDEIAHLDHAANDFLTVNMGATAIGTGICAEPGYAEKCIEALRQITGWDIKLSADLVGATSDTSCLVGYAAAMKRVAVKINKICNDLRLLASGPRCGLGEFNLPAMQPGSSIMPGKVNPVIPEVMNQIAYKVIGNELCVTMAGEAAQMELNAMEPVMAQCCFESAELLMNGFETLRTLCVEGIVANAEHCIDEVHHSIGVVTALNPVIGYKNSTKIAKEALETGKSVYQLVLDHGILTKEQLDTILSPENMIHPVKLDIHPAK, translated from the coding sequence ATGAATACTGAATTTACAGGCAAAACCCGCACCGAGAGTGATCTGATCGGCGCACGGGAAATACCCGCCGAAGCATTATACGGCGTACAGACACTCAGAGGGATCGAGAATTTCTCCATCAGCAAATTCCACCTCAACGAATATCCGTTATTTGTCAACGGACTGGCGATCACCAAAATGGCAGCTGCCGAGGCTAACTATGCCTTGGGACTGCTGACTGACGAACAATACCGCGCCATCATGCAGGCTTGCCGCGAAATATTGGACGGACAACACCATGAGCAATTCCCGGTCGACATGATCCAGGGAGGTGCCGGTACGACCACCAACATGAACGCCAACGAAGTCATTGCCAACCGTGCCCTTGAAATCATGGGACATCAGCGGGGAGAATACACCTACTGCTCACCCAACGATCATGTGAACCGTTCGCAATCGACCAACGATGCCTATCCGACAGCCATCCACCTGGGTATGTATGCCACGCATCTGCAGTTACTTCCTTATTTGGAAGCACTGATCGCTTCTTTCCGCAAAAAAGGAGAAGAATTTGCCCATATCATCAAAATGGGACGTACTCAACTGGAAGATGCCGTTCCAATGACTTTGGGGCAGACATTCAACGGTTTTGCCAGCATCCTGCAGGATGAGATCGCTCACCTGGATCATGCAGCGAACGATTTCCTGACTGTCAATATGGGAGCGACGGCCATCGGTACAGGTATTTGTGCAGAACCGGGATATGCAGAAAAATGCATCGAAGCCCTGCGTCAAATCACCGGATGGGATATCAAACTGTCAGCCGACCTGGTCGGTGCAACTTCCGATACCTCCTGCCTGGTAGGCTATGCCGCTGCCATGAAACGTGTAGCTGTCAAAATAAATAAGATATGTAACGACCTTCGTCTGCTGGCAAGCGGTCCGCGCTGCGGGCTGGGTGAGTTCAATCTGCCGGCTATGCAACCGGGTTCTTCCATCATGCCGGGCAAAGTGAATCCGGTTATCCCGGAAGTGATGAACCAGATCGCTTACAAGGTGATCGGCAACGAACTTTGTGTGACAATGGCGGGCGAAGCTGCCCAAATGGAACTGAATGCGATGGAGCCGGTTATGGCACAATGCTGTTTCGAGTCAGCCGAATTGCTTATGAACGGCTTTGAAACACTACGTACCCTTTGTGTGGAAGGTATCGTTGCCAATGCCGAACATTGTATTGACGAAGTGCATCACAGCATCGGCGTAGTGACAGCCTTAAATCCTGTTATCGGTTATAAAAATTCCACTAAAATAGCCAAAGAAGCATTGGAAACAGGTAAAAGCGTGTACCAGCTGGTACTGGATCACGGCATCCTGACAAAAGAACAACTGGATACGATTTTAAGTCCGGAGAATATGATCCATCCGGTAAAGCTGGACATTCATCCTGCCAAATAA
- a CDS encoding DMT family transporter, with amino-acid sequence MKQFVFLFLAIVLEVVGTSGLKASDQFTKLLPSVITVVSYVCAFYFLGLTLKTLPVGIAYAIWSGAGVVLISLIGLVLFKQSLDWPAITGLGLIIAGVIIINLFSKSVSH; translated from the coding sequence ATGAAACAATTTGTTTTTTTGTTTCTGGCAATTGTGCTGGAAGTGGTAGGAACGAGCGGACTGAAAGCCTCCGATCAGTTTACAAAGTTGTTGCCGTCGGTTATAACGGTGGTTTCGTATGTTTGTGCTTTTTATTTTCTAGGGTTGACGCTCAAGACGCTTCCTGTCGGAATAGCCTATGCTATCTGGTCGGGAGCCGGAGTTGTTTTAATATCCCTTATCGGATTGGTTTTGTTTAAGCAATCACTGGATTGGCCTGCTATTACCGGATTAGGACTGATCATTGCAGGGGTTATAATCATTAATCTGTTTTCAAAGTCGGTTTCTCACTGA
- a CDS encoding nitrilase family protein: MNPLKIATAQFETYDNNKAANLSSIRDICLKASAEGADVVAFHECSVCGYTFAKELSREELLAIAEPIPSGESTQALISIARETHVTILAGFFERDESDRIYKAHICVDKDGLKAKYRKLHPFINPNILPGDRYVVFDIQGWKCGILICYDNNIVENVRATALLGADIIFMPHVTMCTPSPRPGAGLVDPSLWENRENDPTSLRQEFDGLKGRAWLMKWLPARAYDNAIYAVFSNPIGKDYNEIKNGCSMIIDPFGDIIAECRKLGNDFAIATIIPEKLEQAGGYRYRNARRPELYADIIGQPHKSEQKVAWLNAKS; the protein is encoded by the coding sequence ATGAATCCATTAAAAATTGCAACAGCCCAGTTTGAAACCTATGACAATAACAAAGCGGCTAACCTATCTTCCATACGAGACATCTGCCTGAAAGCTTCTGCCGAAGGAGCAGACGTTGTCGCCTTTCATGAATGTTCCGTTTGCGGGTATACATTCGCCAAAGAACTGTCGCGCGAAGAATTACTCGCCATTGCCGAACCCATTCCGTCCGGAGAAAGTACACAGGCATTGATCAGCATTGCCAGGGAAACTCATGTGACTATACTTGCCGGTTTCTTCGAACGCGATGAATCCGACCGTATCTATAAAGCACATATCTGTGTCGATAAAGACGGTTTAAAAGCTAAATACAGAAAACTCCATCCGTTCATCAACCCTAATATCTTACCGGGAGACCGATATGTCGTATTCGACATCCAAGGCTGGAAATGCGGTATATTAATATGCTACGACAATAACATCGTAGAGAATGTAAGGGCTACAGCCCTGCTTGGGGCAGATATTATATTCATGCCCCATGTAACCATGTGCACACCTTCCCCGCGCCCCGGAGCCGGGTTGGTCGATCCTTCCCTATGGGAAAATAGGGAAAATGACCCGACCTCGTTGCGACAGGAATTCGACGGTTTGAAAGGTAGAGCATGGCTGATGAAATGGCTTCCGGCACGTGCCTACGATAATGCCATATATGCAGTCTTTTCAAATCCGATTGGAAAGGACTACAACGAGATCAAGAACGGTTGTTCCATGATAATAGATCCATTCGGTGACATAATAGCCGAATGCCGGAAGTTAGGTAATGATTTTGCCATTGCCACGATCATACCGGAAAAGCTGGAACAAGCAGGAGGATACCGCTACAGAAATGCACGCCGCCCCGAACTCTATGCCGATATTATCGGACAACCGCATAAATCAGAACAAAAAGTAGCTTGGTTAAACGCAAAATCATAA
- a CDS encoding DUF418 domain-containing protein — protein MQQTTLTKIPRIEVVDALRGFAVLAIILVHNLEHFIFPVYPDPASQPEWLNILDEGVFSIIFSLFAGKAYAIFSLLFGFTFYIQYTNQLRKGKDFGYRFLWRLLLLAGFATLNAAFFPAGDVLLLFCVVGLFLFLVRKWNDKAVLIAAVILLLQPVEWFHYIASLFNPEYTLPNLGVGAMYNEVAEYTKEGNFWNFIWGNVTLGQKASLFWAIGAGRFLQTAGLFMLGLLIGRKQLFVTSDNNTRFWVKALIISAILFCPLYQLKVMLYDNSDAVMIKQTVGVILDMWQKFAFTAVLVASFVLLYQKESFKKLTAGLRFYGKMSLTNYISQSILGAIIYFPFGLYLAPYCGYTVSLLIGFVLFLLQVSFCKWWLKGHKQGPLEGIWHKLTWINSK, from the coding sequence ATGCAACAAACAACCCTTACTAAAATCCCACGTATCGAAGTGGTAGACGCTCTGCGCGGTTTCGCTGTGCTGGCAATTATTCTCGTTCATAACCTGGAACATTTCATTTTTCCGGTTTATCCCGACCCTGCCAGTCAACCGGAATGGCTGAATATTCTAGACGAAGGCGTATTCAGCATCATCTTCTCTCTTTTTGCAGGAAAAGCCTATGCCATCTTTTCCCTGTTATTCGGTTTCACATTTTACATTCAATACACTAACCAATTAAGAAAGGGAAAAGACTTCGGGTACCGTTTCCTCTGGCGTTTACTTCTGCTGGCAGGTTTCGCGACACTAAACGCTGCCTTTTTCCCGGCGGGTGATGTGTTATTGTTATTCTGCGTTGTAGGATTATTCCTTTTCCTCGTTCGCAAATGGAATGACAAAGCCGTATTGATCGCAGCAGTCATCCTGCTACTGCAACCTGTCGAATGGTTCCATTACATCGCCAGCCTGTTCAATCCGGAATATACCTTACCCAACCTGGGCGTAGGTGCCATGTATAATGAAGTGGCCGAATATACCAAAGAAGGAAATTTTTGGAATTTCATCTGGGGCAATGTAACGCTGGGGCAGAAGGCAAGTTTGTTCTGGGCAATCGGTGCCGGACGTTTCCTGCAAACAGCCGGACTGTTTATGTTGGGATTACTGATCGGCAGAAAACAACTGTTTGTCACTTCCGACAACAATACCCGTTTCTGGGTAAAAGCACTCATCATTTCTGCCATCCTGTTCTGCCCGCTTTACCAGCTGAAAGTAATGCTTTATGACAACAGCGATGCCGTTATGATAAAACAAACGGTAGGTGTCATCCTCGATATGTGGCAGAAATTTGCTTTCACAGCCGTATTGGTTGCCTCTTTTGTACTGCTCTATCAGAAAGAATCATTCAAGAAACTCACAGCAGGATTACGCTTTTACGGTAAGATGAGTTTGACAAACTATATCTCTCAATCTATCTTGGGAGCTATTATCTATTTTCCTTTTGGATTATACCTGGCTCCTTATTGCGGATACACCGTCAGCCTGTTGATCGGCTTCGTACTGTTCTTGTTGCAGGTAAGTTTCTGTAAATGGTGGCTGAAAGGCCATAAACAAGGACCTCTGGAAGGCATCTGGCACAAGCTAACCTGGATCAATTCCAAATAG
- a CDS encoding nucleotidyl transferase AbiEii/AbiGii toxin family protein: MQDAELSSFSLAGGTSLALLLGHRMSIDLDLFTPVPFNATDLEQYLIDKYDFKSSYLRGYTLKGMIGNVNIDCIRHDYPFIKDTIITEGIRLYSIEDVSAMKLSAIADNGTRLKDFIDIACLSTQCSLTDMLKAYEKKFSNSNSVRAIKGLSYYDDVNFNESILMINGSYRWDMIRERIYEMQSNPDKIFSSLPLEFS; encoded by the coding sequence ATGCAAGATGCGGAACTTTCTTCATTCAGTCTTGCTGGTGGGACTTCTCTTGCTTTGTTGTTAGGTCATCGAATGAGTATTGATTTGGATTTATTTACTCCTGTTCCATTTAATGCTACGGATTTAGAACAATACTTGATTGATAAATATGACTTTAAAAGTAGTTATCTCAGAGGATACACCTTAAAAGGTATGATCGGTAATGTAAATATAGATTGTATCAGACATGATTATCCTTTTATAAAAGATACTATTATAACTGAGGGGATTCGATTATATAGTATTGAAGATGTATCTGCAATGAAACTGTCGGCTATTGCTGATAATGGTACCCGATTGAAGGACTTTATAGATATAGCATGTTTATCTACACAGTGTTCTTTGACCGATATGCTGAAAGCTTATGAAAAGAAATTCAGTAACTCCAATAGTGTAAGAGCCATAAAAGGATTGAGTTACTATGATGATGTGAATTTCAATGAGTCAATTCTTATGATTAATGGCTCATACAGATGGGATATGATAAGGGAAAGAATATATGAAATGCAAAGTAATCCCGATAAAATATTTTCGTCTCTACCTTTGGAATTTAGTTAG
- a CDS encoding DUF6922 domain-containing protein, giving the protein MFFSDWEQKSKDAKISESLLWEYDLSRFDWYDMRTVVVQRVIERGWMKDFYAAIKLYGGLDNFREIIKNIPVLADIDIAFVCNVFNLNKEELKCYTRRQSRQILLDS; this is encoded by the coding sequence ATGTTTTTCAGTGACTGGGAACAGAAAAGTAAAGATGCAAAGATTTCAGAGTCTTTACTTTGGGAATATGACCTTTCTCGTTTTGACTGGTATGATATGCGTACAGTTGTTGTACAACGTGTGATCGAACGAGGGTGGATGAAAGACTTTTATGCTGCCATCAAGCTATATGGTGGGTTGGATAATTTCAGGGAAATAATAAAGAATATACCTGTGTTGGCTGATATCGATATAGCATTTGTTTGTAATGTGTTTAATCTGAATAAGGAAGAACTGAAATGTTACACCAGGAGACAGTCGAGGCAAATACTTTTAGACTCTTAA
- a CDS encoding helix-turn-helix domain-containing protein: MNTENVKNSNVHQGANVRRIRRYEGMKQDTLANELGVNQQCISRLEQQPVIKKEYMEKIAAILKVTPEIIENMEETPISIVVENNNFENGSNNNGIGYNSEVNDNKIIHPLEQLIELTKENASLYERMIANEKEKAALLEKLLNEKK, translated from the coding sequence ATGAATACGGAAAATGTAAAGAATAGTAATGTTCATCAAGGCGCTAATGTCAGAAGGATACGTCGTTATGAGGGTATGAAACAGGATACGTTGGCAAATGAATTGGGCGTCAACCAACAGTGTATTTCCCGACTGGAACAGCAGCCTGTAATAAAAAAAGAATATATGGAGAAAATTGCGGCTATCCTGAAAGTTACACCTGAAATTATTGAAAATATGGAAGAGACACCGATTTCAATTGTTGTTGAGAATAACAATTTTGAGAATGGAAGTAATAATAATGGCATAGGCTATAACAGTGAAGTGAATGATAATAAGATAATTCATCCATTAGAACAACTTATCGAGCTCACAAAAGAGAATGCTTCCTTATATGAGCGTATGATTGCTAATGAAAAAGAGAAAGCAGCTTTATTGGAGAAATTATTGAACGAAAAGAAATAA
- a CDS encoding sugar kinase gives MDKKVITFGEIMLRLATPDYLRFSQSNQLNATFGGGEANVAVSLANYGIPTEFVTRLPKNDIARACVMDLRKYGVGTSNIVYGGDRLGIYFLETGAVARASKVVYDRAHSSIAEIQPGMINWEEVLKDASWFHWTGITPAISQGAADACLEAIQAANKLGVPVSCDINYRKNLWKYGKTASEIMPALVAGCDVILGNEEDAEKVFGIKPEGFDVAQTAGEVNAAEFESVCTQLMAKFPRAKKVIITLRGSINANHNTWGGVLYADGKLYQSRRYDITHIVDRVGGGDSFMGGLIYGLLTYTTDDQKALDFAVAASCLKHTIYGDFNQVTVDEVEKLMEGDGSGRVSR, from the coding sequence ATGGATAAAAAAGTAATCACCTTTGGAGAGATAATGCTTAGACTGGCCACACCAGACTATCTCCGTTTTAGTCAGAGTAATCAATTGAATGCCACCTTTGGCGGCGGCGAAGCGAATGTTGCCGTATCCTTAGCCAATTATGGCATCCCAACAGAGTTTGTCACCCGTTTACCGAAAAACGATATTGCACGCGCTTGTGTAATGGATTTGCGCAAATATGGTGTAGGCACTTCGAACATTGTTTATGGGGGTGACCGCCTGGGTATCTATTTTCTGGAAACAGGAGCCGTAGCACGTGCCAGCAAGGTTGTCTACGATCGTGCACATTCTTCTATTGCTGAAATACAGCCGGGAATGATCAACTGGGAAGAAGTATTGAAAGATGCTTCCTGGTTCCACTGGACGGGTATCACGCCGGCAATCTCACAAGGTGCTGCCGATGCTTGTCTGGAAGCAATACAGGCTGCCAACAAACTGGGTGTACCTGTATCCTGCGATATCAATTACCGTAAAAATTTATGGAAATACGGAAAAACAGCTTCCGAAATAATGCCGGCACTGGTTGCCGGATGCGACGTTATCCTGGGTAATGAAGAGGATGCGGAAAAAGTGTTCGGTATCAAACCGGAAGGATTTGACGTGGCACAGACAGCCGGTGAAGTAAATGCTGCTGAATTTGAATCGGTATGTACACAGTTGATGGCTAAATTCCCGCGCGCAAAGAAAGTGATCATCACATTACGTGGTTCTATCAATGCCAACCATAATACGTGGGGGGGCGTTTTATATGCTGACGGTAAATTGTACCAGTCACGCCGTTACGACATTACACATATCGTTGACCGTGTTGGCGGCGGCGACTCTTTCATGGGCGGTCTGATCTACGGTCTGCTTACTTATACAACAGACGACCAGAAAGCACTCGACTTCGCTGTTGCCGCTTCCTGCCTGAAACATACCATCTACGGTGATTTCAACCAGGTAACTGTCGACGAAGTGGAAAAACTGATGGAAGGGGACGGATCAGGACGCGTTTCAAGATAG
- a CDS encoding bifunctional 4-hydroxy-2-oxoglutarate aldolase/2-dehydro-3-deoxy-phosphogluconate aldolase gives MARFNKLQVLNAMISTGMVPVYYNKDVETAKQVLKACYDGGVRAFEFTNRGDFAHEVFAELVKYAAKECPEMILGIGSIVDPATAALFLQLGANFVVGPLFNPEIAKVCNRRLVPYTPGCGSVSEIGFAQEVGCDLCKVFPAGNVGGPSFVKNMKAPMPWSLIMATGAVEPTEENLSGWFKAGVTCVGMGSKLFPKEAIAAKDWKAITDLCINALEIIKKYR, from the coding sequence ATGGCTAGATTTAATAAACTACAGGTATTGAATGCGATGATCAGTACCGGCATGGTACCTGTTTACTATAATAAAGATGTAGAAACAGCCAAACAAGTACTGAAAGCTTGTTACGATGGCGGTGTCCGTGCATTCGAATTTACCAACCGTGGCGATTTCGCACACGAAGTATTTGCCGAACTGGTAAAATATGCAGCAAAAGAATGTCCGGAAATGATCCTGGGTATCGGTTCGATTGTCGATCCGGCTACTGCCGCTTTGTTCCTGCAACTGGGAGCGAACTTTGTAGTAGGCCCGTTGTTCAACCCGGAAATCGCGAAAGTATGTAACCGCCGTCTGGTTCCTTATACACCGGGATGCGGGTCTGTTTCCGAGATCGGTTTTGCCCAGGAAGTAGGATGCGACCTGTGCAAAGTATTCCCTGCCGGAAATGTGGGTGGACCTTCTTTCGTAAAGAATATGAAAGCACCGATGCCCTGGTCGCTGATCATGGCTACCGGAGCTGTAGAGCCGACGGAAGAAAACCTGTCAGGCTGGTTCAAGGCCGGTGTAACCTGCGTAGGTATGGGTTCGAAGCTATTCCCGAAAGAGGCGATTGCAGCCAAAGACTGGAAAGCGATCACCGACCTTTGTATCAATGCGCTGGAAATTATCAAAAAATACCGTTAA
- the uxaC gene encoding glucuronate isomerase, protein MRPFLDSDFLLQTETAQKLYHEHAEKMPIIDYHCHLIPQQIADNYQFADLTEIWLGGDHYKWRAMRANGVPEEYITGNKPAYEKFQKWADTLQHAMRNPLYHWTHLELSRIFGVDKVLNPSTAREIYDECTAKLQTPEFRAQAIMERMNVEVVCTTDDPVDSLEYHKAIRNTPLKTKVLPTWRPDKAMAIDNTAAYNEYLGKLEAASDLAILSFKDLLGALQKRHDYFAAEGCRVSDHGLTTFYAAPYTNAEIEAIFMKARMNKALTAEEVDKFRSAILYELAVMDAKTDWVQQFHIGPTRNNNARMFKLLGPDTGYDAIDDAPVAVPMIRFLSRLEEEGMLAKSIFYNLNPKDSAVMMTTAYSFNDGSLPGKMQYGAGWWFLDQIHGMEAQMNTLSDLGLLSRFVGMLTDSRSFLSYPRHEYFRRILCNMLGKEVENGELPVSEMPFIGKMVENISYKNAKQYFGF, encoded by the coding sequence ATGAGACCATTTCTTGATTCAGATTTCCTGCTACAGACGGAGACAGCACAGAAGCTGTATCATGAACATGCAGAGAAAATGCCGATCATTGACTACCACTGTCATCTGATCCCGCAACAAATAGCCGACAATTATCAATTTGCCGACCTGACAGAGATTTGGCTGGGCGGAGACCATTACAAATGGCGTGCCATGCGTGCAAATGGTGTTCCCGAAGAATATATCACCGGTAATAAACCGGCTTACGAGAAATTCCAAAAATGGGCGGATACGTTACAGCATGCGATGCGTAATCCGCTTTACCACTGGACTCACCTGGAATTGAGCCGTATATTCGGTGTCGACAAGGTATTGAATCCTTCTACGGCACGAGAAATATACGACGAATGTACCGCCAAACTGCAAACACCCGAATTTCGCGCTCAAGCCATCATGGAACGCATGAATGTAGAGGTAGTTTGTACGACAGACGATCCGGTAGATTCGCTGGAATATCATAAAGCCATCCGTAACACCCCGTTGAAGACCAAAGTGCTTCCAACCTGGCGTCCGGACAAGGCTATGGCGATCGACAATACAGCTGCCTACAACGAATATCTGGGCAAGCTGGAAGCGGCATCCGACTTGGCGATCCTTTCTTTCAAGGATTTGCTGGGTGCTTTACAGAAACGTCATGATTATTTTGCAGCCGAAGGTTGCCGCGTATCCGACCACGGTCTGACTACGTTCTACGCAGCCCCTTATACGAATGCCGAGATTGAAGCGATCTTCATGAAAGCACGTATGAACAAGGCTTTGACAGCCGAGGAAGTAGATAAATTCCGTTCTGCCATCCTGTATGAACTGGCTGTTATGGATGCGAAGACCGACTGGGTACAACAGTTCCACATCGGTCCGACACGCAATAACAATGCCCGCATGTTCAAATTGTTAGGTCCGGACACGGGATACGATGCCATCGACGATGCACCGGTTGCCGTTCCGATGATCCGTTTCCTAAGCCGCCTGGAAGAAGAAGGCATGTTGGCAAAGTCTATTTTCTACAACCTGAATCCGAAGGACAGCGCGGTTATGATGACTACAGCTTACAGCTTCAACGACGGTTCGCTGCCTGGCAAGATGCAATATGGTGCCGGCTGGTGGTTCCTCGATCAGATACACGGTATGGAAGCGCAAATGAATACGCTTTCCGACCTGGGGCTGTTGAGCCGTTTTGTCGGAATGCTGACCGACTCACGCAGCTTCCTGTCTTATCCTCGTCACGAATATTTCCGCCGCATCCTTTGCAACATGTTGGGTAAGGAGGTGGAAAACGGTGAACTGCCTGTTTCTGAAATGCCTTTCATCGGTAAGATGGTAGAGAATATCAGTTACAAAAACGCAAAACAATATTTCGGATTTTAA